A genomic window from Flavobacterium azooxidireducens includes:
- a CDS encoding thioredoxin family protein, translating into MSKFGELINAQVPVLIDFYTEWNESSVAMHPVIRDVAAALGDKAKVIKIDVDKNQELADALRIKGLPTLMIYKEGQMVWRQSGELDANTIIGLVQEQV; encoded by the coding sequence ATGTCAAAGTTTGGTGAACTTATTAATGCTCAAGTTCCGGTGTTAATTGATTTTTACACTGAGTGGAACGAATCATCTGTAGCGATGCATCCTGTAATTAGAGATGTGGCGGCTGCATTGGGCGATAAAGCGAAAGTAATTAAGATAGACGTAGATAAAAATCAAGAATTGGCCGATGCTCTTCGTATTAAAGGTCTTCCTACCTTAATGATTTACAAAGAAGGTCAGATGGTGTGGAGACAGTCCGGTGAGTTGGATGCAAACACAATTATTGGTTTAGTTCAAGAACAAGTCTAG
- a CDS encoding LamG-like jellyroll fold domain-containing protein: protein MKTKLLLLMGLISHFCFGQISSANLVAYYNFENSGANQINSNLYGLTPQNTNAGGVPSYTADGISGSCVNFNGSNTLVNDAQLADYFAAQSDKSVTISFWMKSDFVQDGLKTYVEGFESIVVRGRVPSFIISRTSGNYQSGAAIYPDQEFFFADTDVWNHIVYIYNAPSNNLKGYINNVLFVNIPLTGNEQAPFQYTNKFLVGAGTNSGDVNWPQKAYSGKIDEMYVFSRAITASEVQSLYNLQTPQFDCPSGSVLLTSQAEVDSFVNQYPTCTTIDGNLTISGPSITDITGLNQITTVNGALTISNTTISNGNIFNNLTQVSGNITIQSNSNLTTLSGFNALVNTGDTLQIADNQNITSITGFSNLVTVTGNLSILSTSTTLATTNISGFSNVQSVGYLLIRRTPLTNLSQLSSLTTILRGLSIDNNPNLTSIASLSSVTNAVNGNGTTPFRIFANPLLTSLDGINFSSVTNCLDVQISQLPLVTSLQPLSVINGQIGGLIIQFNTGLVNLNGLEGITNINGNVTITNNAALANLNGLQNITTITGSLGIGSNALITQLPNWNLTQVRSISLSNNAQLSSITTLSGITTLSAPASGLPTALSITSCQALTSLNGLQNLTTLNNANIGLTGNNSLIDISALNGLNVNSINGLTIVSNTSLSACGVSWVCGRLALNTTNVSIDSNANGCFDIAQVQTTCSSSPCPAGNVTLNSQLDVDTFVALYPNCTTIDGDLTISGTFINSLVGLSNLTTINGSLRITNNTALSSLNGLENITAINGVLNISFNTLITQLPNWNLTQVNSIAISTNTNLNSIASLTGVTSLTTANTSGSIMALTIFGCPALTSLNGLQNLSFINNFGVFIAFNNNLTDISALNNLNIASISSINVENNNSLTTCNVPWICNFLISNASNALLNNNATGCQSNAVVQAACEALSTTDFELESSLKIYPNPFNNHISIALGGDYQNVKTTLVDVTGKQFYSKTFTGNTIEINQLDALSGGIYFVTIELENGTSLTKKIVK from the coding sequence ATGAAAACAAAATTATTATTACTAATGGGATTGATTTCTCATTTTTGTTTTGGACAAATTTCTAGTGCCAACTTAGTGGCTTATTACAATTTTGAAAATTCAGGAGCAAACCAAATTAATTCCAATTTATATGGGTTAACTCCACAAAACACTAATGCAGGTGGTGTTCCCTCGTATACTGCAGATGGAATTTCGGGAAGTTGCGTGAATTTTAATGGTTCAAATACGCTCGTAAACGACGCTCAACTTGCTGATTATTTCGCTGCTCAATCGGATAAAAGTGTAACCATTAGTTTTTGGATGAAGTCAGACTTTGTTCAAGATGGTTTAAAAACGTATGTAGAAGGCTTTGAAAGCATTGTAGTTCGCGGACGTGTTCCCAGCTTTATAATTTCAAGAACATCCGGCAACTATCAGAGTGGTGCAGCAATTTATCCAGATCAAGAATTTTTCTTTGCAGATACCGACGTATGGAATCATATTGTTTATATTTACAATGCTCCATCAAACAACTTAAAAGGATATATCAACAATGTTCTTTTTGTAAATATTCCATTAACAGGCAATGAACAAGCTCCATTTCAATATACCAATAAATTCCTTGTTGGAGCCGGCACCAATAGTGGTGATGTCAACTGGCCACAAAAAGCCTATTCTGGAAAAATAGATGAAATGTATGTTTTTTCAAGAGCAATTACTGCTTCTGAAGTTCAAAGCTTATACAATCTTCAAACACCACAATTTGATTGTCCATCAGGTTCTGTACTATTAACTAGTCAAGCAGAAGTAGATAGTTTTGTTAACCAATACCCTACTTGTACGACCATTGACGGTAATCTTACAATAAGTGGTCCATCGATCACAGATATTACTGGTTTAAATCAAATTACTACCGTAAATGGAGCTCTTACCATCTCAAATACAACGATTTCAAATGGAAATATCTTCAATAATTTAACTCAAGTTTCCGGGAATATAACTATTCAATCCAACAGCAATTTAACAACCTTGAGTGGTTTTAATGCACTAGTAAATACTGGTGATACGTTACAAATTGCCGATAATCAAAACATCACGAGCATTACGGGCTTTTCAAATTTAGTCACAGTTACGGGAAATTTATCTATTTTGAGTACAAGTACAACCCTTGCCACGACAAATATATCCGGATTTAGTAATGTACAATCAGTAGGTTATTTATTAATTAGAAGAACGCCACTTACTAATTTGAGTCAGCTTTCTAGTTTAACTACCATTTTACGAGGTTTGTCTATTGATAACAATCCAAACTTAACATCAATTGCGTCATTATCTTCTGTTACAAATGCTGTAAATGGTAATGGTACAACTCCTTTTAGAATATTTGCAAATCCATTACTTACATCGCTTGATGGAATAAATTTTTCGAGCGTAACAAACTGTTTAGATGTTCAAATTTCGCAACTGCCATTGGTTACTTCTTTGCAACCTTTATCTGTTATTAATGGACAAATTGGTGGATTAATTATTCAATTTAATACCGGACTAGTAAATTTAAATGGTTTAGAAGGAATAACAAACATAAATGGAAATGTAACCATTACTAATAATGCTGCATTAGCAAATTTAAACGGTTTACAAAATATTACAACCATAACAGGAAGCTTAGGAATTGGGTCAAATGCGTTAATAACCCAATTACCCAACTGGAATTTAACACAAGTAAGATCTATTAGTTTGTCTAATAATGCTCAGTTATCTTCAATTACAACATTATCAGGTATAACAACTTTAAGTGCTCCTGCTTCTGGTTTGCCAACAGCACTTTCAATAACAAGTTGTCAAGCATTAACTTCGCTTAATGGATTGCAAAACTTAACAACGTTAAACAATGCGAATATAGGCTTAACAGGCAATAATAGTTTAATTGATATTTCTGCACTTAATGGTTTAAATGTGAATTCAATTAACGGCCTAACAATTGTATCGAATACCAGTTTAAGTGCGTGTGGTGTTTCGTGGGTTTGTGGAAGATTAGCTTTAAATACTACAAATGTCTCTATAGATTCCAATGCAAATGGATGCTTTGATATTGCCCAAGTTCAAACTACATGTAGTTCAAGCCCTTGTCCGGCAGGAAATGTAACATTAAACAGTCAATTAGATGTAGACACTTTTGTAGCGTTATATCCAAATTGCACTACTATTGATGGAGATTTAACTATTTCGGGAACTTTTATAAATTCGTTAGTTGGCCTATCTAACTTAACCACAATAAATGGAAGTCTAAGAATTACAAATAATACTGCATTATCAAGTTTAAACGGTTTAGAAAATATTACCGCAATAAACGGTGTACTAAATATATCTTTTAATACATTAATTACTCAGCTTCCTAATTGGAATTTGACACAAGTAAACAGCATAGCAATTTCAACAAATACTAATTTAAACTCTATTGCATCGCTTACTGGTGTAACATCATTAACAACGGCAAATACAAGTGGTAGCATCATGGCACTAACTATTTTTGGATGTCCGGCACTCACATCGTTAAACGGATTACAAAATCTTTCATTTATAAACAATTTTGGTGTTTTTATTGCCTTTAACAATAATCTAACGGATATCTCAGCATTAAACAACCTCAACATAGCAAGTATTTCATCTATAAATGTAGAAAACAATAATTCACTTACAACCTGTAATGTGCCTTGGATTTGTAATTTTCTGATTTCAAATGCAAGCAATGCATTGTTAAATAACAATGCGACTGGTTGCCAATCAAATGCAGTAGTTCAAGCAGCTTGTGAAGCTTTATCAACAACAGACTTTGAATTGGAATCCAGCTTAAAAATCTATCCAAATCCATTCAACAATCACATTTCAATTGCATTAGGTGGCGATTATCAAAACGTAAAAACCACTTTGGTGGATGTAACCGGAAAACAATTTTATTCAAAAACGTTCACTGGAAATACTATTGAAATCAATCAACTAGATGCTCTTTCCGGCGGAATATATTTTGTAACGATTGAATTGGAAAACGGAACTTCATTAACCAAAAAAATAGTAAAATAA
- a CDS encoding metallophosphoesterase, producing the protein MMIRLLFFIAFVLFIEVYAFQAFRTLSKIKWVQYSYVLLSVLILAFIIYSFTQFDRRVGQNSRTLLTFGLVLIVYIPKIILTLVMFGEDFYRIISGTISHFLGNTEQSSFLPERRKFVSQIALGVAAVPFLSLLYGMTKGKYNFKVIKQTLFFNDLPDSFDGTTITHISDIHSGSFDDSEKIQYAVDLINEQNSDMVLFTGDIVNTHATEMNPWIDTFKKIHNPKFGKFSVLGNHDYGEYIDWPTQKEKEDNFEAIKDIHRQIDFKLLMNENVKLKNGTDEIAVVGVENWGKSFKKAGDLVKASNGLNQKDFKILMSHDPSHWEYEVKNHEQNFHLTLSGHTHGLQFGIEIPGFIKWSPVQYVYKQWAGLYENLGRYVYVNRGFGFHAYPGRVGIWPEITVIELKKAEKVA; encoded by the coding sequence TTGATGATTCGATTGTTGTTTTTTATTGCGTTTGTTTTATTTATTGAAGTTTATGCCTTTCAAGCCTTTAGAACCTTGTCTAAAATAAAATGGGTTCAGTATTCGTATGTGCTTTTGAGCGTACTCATTTTGGCGTTCATCATTTATTCTTTCACACAATTTGATCGTCGTGTTGGCCAAAATTCGCGCACACTTCTCACTTTTGGTTTAGTATTAATCGTCTATATTCCGAAAATTATTTTGACTTTAGTAATGTTTGGTGAAGATTTTTATAGAATAATTTCCGGCACGATTTCTCACTTTTTGGGAAATACAGAGCAAAGTTCTTTTCTTCCCGAAAGGAGAAAATTCGTCAGTCAGATTGCTCTAGGAGTCGCAGCTGTTCCTTTTTTGTCACTTTTGTATGGAATGACCAAAGGGAAATATAATTTTAAAGTCATCAAGCAAACACTTTTTTTTAATGACTTACCAGATAGTTTCGACGGAACAACCATCACACATATATCAGACATTCATTCCGGAAGTTTTGATGATTCCGAAAAAATTCAGTATGCAGTTGATTTGATTAATGAACAGAATTCAGATATGGTTTTGTTTACAGGCGATATTGTGAATACACACGCTACTGAAATGAATCCTTGGATTGATACGTTTAAAAAAATTCATAATCCAAAATTCGGAAAATTCTCTGTTTTAGGAAATCACGATTATGGCGAATACATTGATTGGCCAACGCAAAAGGAAAAAGAAGATAATTTTGAAGCCATTAAAGATATACATCGTCAAATTGATTTTAAATTATTGATGAATGAAAATGTGAAATTGAAAAACGGAACCGATGAAATTGCCGTTGTTGGTGTTGAAAATTGGGGTAAAAGTTTTAAAAAGGCAGGTGATTTAGTGAAAGCGTCAAACGGATTAAATCAAAAAGATTTTAAGATTTTGATGAGCCACGATCCAAGTCATTGGGAATATGAAGTGAAAAATCACGAACAAAATTTTCATTTGACGTTATCCGGTCATACACACGGATTGCAATTTGGAATAGAAATTCCAGGTTTTATCAAATGGAGTCCGGTGCAATACGTTTACAAGCAATGGGCAGGATTATATGAAAATTTAGGAAGATACGTTTATGTAAATCGCGGTTTTGGTTTCCACGCTTACCCGGGAAGAGTAGGAATTTGGCCTGAAATTACCGTAATCGAATTAAAAAAAGCAGAAAAAGTAGCGTAA
- a CDS encoding polysaccharide deacetylase family protein, with the protein MDLLWIKTNPIIKNIFSNYIWNIPNSEKKVYLTFDDGPTPEITEWVLAQLKKYDFKATFFCIGNNIEKHPELFNQLIMDGHAIGNHTFNHVKGWNTPNKTYLKEVEKCEGMIQHYSINQNLSKLFRPPYGKIKPLQSRKLRKLGYKIIMWDVLSADYKQTITKEKCLENVVKNVESGSIIVFHDSIKAFPNLEYVLPKTLQFLSENGYQCEIIN; encoded by the coding sequence ATGGATTTACTCTGGATTAAAACGAACCCGATTATTAAAAATATTTTTTCAAATTATATTTGGAATATTCCAAATAGTGAAAAAAAAGTATATCTAACTTTTGATGATGGTCCAACTCCGGAAATCACAGAATGGGTTTTAGCACAACTAAAAAAGTATGATTTTAAAGCTACTTTTTTTTGTATTGGAAATAATATTGAGAAACATCCTGAACTATTCAATCAATTAATTATGGATGGTCACGCTATTGGAAACCATACATTCAATCACGTGAAAGGATGGAATACGCCAAACAAAACCTATTTAAAAGAAGTTGAAAAATGTGAGGGAATGATTCAGCATTATTCGATTAACCAAAATCTATCCAAGCTTTTTCGTCCGCCTTACGGAAAAATAAAACCTCTGCAATCCAGAAAATTGCGAAAATTAGGGTATAAAATAATTATGTGGGATGTGTTGAGTGCCGATTATAAGCAAACAATCACGAAAGAAAAATGTTTAGAAAACGTGGTGAAAAATGTGGAATCAGGAAGTATAATTGTCTTTCATGATAGTATAAAAGCATTTCCGAATTTGGAATATGTACTCCCAAAAACGCTTCAATTTTTATCCGAAAACGGATATCAATGTGAAATAATCAACTAG